One Pseudomonas fluorescens genomic region harbors:
- a CDS encoding CHAD domain-containing protein: MIDRLVAHVLSLDVRLLACQARLAARTDPEALHDLRTTVRRLRSLLRPLRGLPGVEQLEAAASAVGDLTTPWRDREVLATYLLKHDQPEAAQRRMAQMAEAYPALAASAEVASLLMILDAFPRFLRASQRQGLLKGLDKRIEKRLGKQWQKLDAALHDPAHDRHRLRLLIKRVRYGIEAYPELDRLPQPALKHLKSAQGALGDWHDCWQWLARAEQETDLQPCVATWQAGLIKAELKADQVLEKLSARCFKS; this comes from the coding sequence ATGATTGATCGCTTGGTGGCTCATGTGTTGAGCCTGGATGTACGGCTGCTGGCGTGTCAGGCGCGACTGGCCGCGCGCACCGATCCCGAGGCGTTGCACGATTTGCGCACGACGGTGCGACGTTTGCGCAGCCTGTTGCGACCGCTGCGTGGGCTGCCGGGAGTCGAGCAACTGGAAGCAGCGGCTTCGGCAGTGGGTGATCTGACCACGCCGTGGCGCGATCGCGAAGTGCTCGCGACGTATCTGCTCAAGCACGATCAACCCGAGGCGGCGCAGCGGCGCATGGCGCAAATGGCCGAGGCGTATCCGGCGCTGGCGGCCAGTGCGGAAGTGGCCTCACTGCTGATGATTCTGGATGCTTTTCCGCGTTTCCTGCGTGCATCTCAGCGCCAGGGTTTGCTCAAGGGGCTGGATAAACGCATTGAAAAACGCCTCGGCAAGCAGTGGCAGAAACTCGACGCGGCGCTGCACGACCCGGCTCACGACCGCCATCGCCTGCGCCTGCTGATCAAGCGCGTGCGTTACGGCATCGAAGCTTATCCGGAGCTGGATCGCTTGCCGCAACCGGCGCTTAAACATTTGAAGTCTGCACAGGGCGCATTAGGCGACTGGCACGATTGCTGGCAATGGCTGGCGCGCGCCGAGCAGGAAACCGATCTGCAACCGTGTGTGGCCACCTGGCAAGCCGGGTTGATCAAGGCAGAGCTGAAGGCCGACCAAGTCCTGGAAAAACTCAGCGCCCGCTGCTTCAAATCCTGA
- a CDS encoding methyl-accepting chemotaxis protein, with amino-acid sequence MGAWLSNISLKYKFWAVNAVAFVTTLLLALYAVHLEQQARSHAAQASAQAQAQLLKAWPSGQPLPKFAQLLTFKRGEAPRLNDQPLLEVTESDGWNAINTSPLFGENPLLGAEVFSRADGGRAAVIAYAPSLSQVFSERFANYALAVFILMLAMLGASQLLIRFLLSQLNTLKDVMLHVEQSGDLSARVPLAGKDEVGQMANAFNAMQAGYQRVVTTVANSARQLDVGTARLASSMNEVRQGMLGQQSETDQAATAINEMTATVYHIAQHAGATRDLSKAADGLAGSGQQVVARVQHSIAGLSSGVQQTAQMIQRLAEDSQKINGVVSVIHSIAEQTNLLALNAAIEAARAGEMGRGFAVVADEVRNLAKRVQTSTDEITSMVSALQAGTRDAVDFMQESSYKADDCVQQAQEAGAALAEITGAVAQMRESNTQIAVAAEQQSQVAEEMNRAVVSIRDVTENTVRQTVDSATTSNELATLAGALNKAIGQLKL; translated from the coding sequence TCTGCTCAGGCCCAGGCGCAATTACTCAAGGCCTGGCCGTCCGGGCAGCCATTGCCCAAATTCGCTCAGCTACTTACTTTCAAACGCGGTGAGGCGCCACGGCTCAACGATCAGCCACTGCTGGAAGTCACCGAGAGCGACGGCTGGAACGCGATCAATACTTCGCCGCTGTTTGGCGAGAACCCGTTACTCGGCGCAGAAGTGTTCAGCCGTGCCGACGGCGGGCGAGCAGCCGTCATCGCCTATGCACCGAGCCTGAGCCAAGTGTTCAGCGAACGCTTCGCTAACTATGCGTTGGCGGTGTTCATCCTGATGCTGGCGATGCTTGGCGCTTCGCAACTGCTGATCCGTTTTCTGCTCAGCCAGCTGAACACGCTGAAAGACGTCATGCTGCACGTTGAACAGTCCGGTGATTTATCGGCGCGCGTGCCGCTGGCTGGCAAGGACGAAGTCGGGCAGATGGCCAATGCCTTCAACGCGATGCAGGCCGGTTATCAACGCGTGGTAACCACGGTGGCCAATAGCGCACGGCAACTGGATGTCGGCACCGCGCGGCTGGCGTCGAGCATGAATGAAGTGCGTCAGGGCATGCTTGGCCAACAAAGCGAAACCGATCAGGCGGCGACGGCCATCAACGAAATGACCGCCACCGTTTATCACATCGCGCAGCATGCAGGCGCCACCCGCGATTTGTCGAAAGCTGCCGATGGCTTGGCTGGCAGCGGCCAGCAAGTGGTCGCACGGGTGCAACATTCGATTGCCGGGTTGTCCAGCGGGGTGCAGCAAACGGCGCAAATGATTCAACGCCTGGCCGAGGACAGCCAGAAGATCAACGGCGTGGTCAGCGTGATTCACAGCATCGCCGAACAGACCAACTTGCTCGCGCTCAATGCCGCGATTGAAGCCGCACGCGCCGGGGAGATGGGCCGCGGTTTCGCCGTGGTCGCCGATGAAGTGCGCAACCTGGCCAAACGTGTGCAGACCTCGACCGACGAGATCACCAGCATGGTTTCGGCGTTGCAGGCCGGCACCCGCGATGCGGTGGATTTCATGCAGGAGAGTTCCTACAAGGCTGACGATTGCGTGCAACAGGCGCAAGAAGCTGGCGCGGCGCTGGCGGAGATCACCGGCGCGGTGGCGCAGATGCGTGAAAGCAATACGCAGATTGCCGTGGCGGCGGAACAACAGAGTCAGGTCGCCGAAGAGATGAACCGGGCGGTGGTGAGTATTCGGGACGTGACCGAGAACACTGTGCGGCAGACCGTGGATTCGGCGACGACGAGCAATGAGTTGGCGACGTTGGCTGGGGCGCTCAACAAGGCGATCGGGCAGTTGAAGCTCTAA
- a CDS encoding acyl-CoA thioesterase produces MRFCDLLDAVRQQPEVTIPAEWGQGRASFGGLVAALQFEAMRAKVPAQRPVRSLAITFVGPVEPEVPVSFEVDVLREGKAVSQVLGRAMQNGQVVTIIQGSFGASRPSEVAVEAYPAPTMKHWDECQELPYIKGVTPEFMRHLAMRWTIGGMPFTGTPSRQMGGWVRLRGDVKEEPVNEAHLLALVDAWPPALLPYLKKPAPGSTLTWTIEFVQPLHDLSTLDWCQYLADIEYAADGYGHVAAKLWSAEGELIAMSRQTVTIFA; encoded by the coding sequence ATGCGCTTTTGCGATCTGCTCGATGCTGTCCGCCAACAACCTGAAGTGACCATTCCTGCCGAATGGGGTCAGGGCCGTGCCAGTTTTGGCGGGTTGGTGGCCGCGCTGCAATTTGAAGCCATGCGCGCCAAGGTGCCTGCGCAGCGCCCGGTGCGCTCGCTGGCGATCACCTTTGTCGGCCCGGTCGAACCCGAAGTGCCCGTGAGTTTCGAGGTCGATGTGCTGCGCGAAGGCAAAGCCGTCAGTCAGGTGTTGGGCCGGGCCATGCAAAATGGTCAGGTGGTGACGATCATTCAAGGCAGCTTCGGAGCCTCGCGGCCCTCGGAAGTAGCTGTTGAAGCGTACCCGGCGCCGACCATGAAACATTGGGACGAATGCCAGGAGTTGCCTTACATCAAAGGCGTGACTCCGGAGTTCATGCGCCATCTGGCGATGCGCTGGACCATCGGCGGCATGCCGTTCACCGGGACGCCATCGCGCCAGATGGGCGGGTGGGTGCGCTTGCGTGGGGATGTCAAAGAGGAGCCGGTCAACGAGGCGCATCTGCTGGCTCTGGTTGATGCCTGGCCACCGGCGCTGTTGCCGTATCTGAAGAAGCCTGCGCCGGGTAGCACGTTGACCTGGACCATCGAATTCGTCCAGCCGCTACACGACTTGAGTACGCTGGATTGGTGCCAATACCTCGCCGATATCGAATACGCCGCCGACGGCTACGGCCATGTCGCCGCGAAGCTGTGGAGTGCTGAGGGAGAACTGATTGCCATGAGCCGCCAGACGGTCACGATCTTCGCCTGA
- a CDS encoding patatin-like phospholipase family protein, producing the protein MKKRVALVLGSGGARGYAHIGVIEEIEKRGYDIACIAGCSMGAVVGGIYAAGKLDDYRRWIESLDYLDVLRLVDVSFRLGAIRGEKVFGQIRKIVGEINIEDLRIPYTAVAADLTNQQEIWFQEGCLHQAMRASAAIPSLFTPVMQGNRMLVDGGILNPLPIVPVVSSHCDLIIAVNLNATNQRQYKLPVIERPPAFRSRFDSLITSLGSKLPFRRKQAEQLLKLEQEALRAEAADINPWLEGVEPESQQPAAAPEREGAPKSATGSFIIDNVGPASLLDLINQSFEVMQTSLAQYKIAGYPPDILINVPKRVCRFFEFYKAPELIALGREIASDTLDRYEREQGDHS; encoded by the coding sequence ATGAAAAAGCGTGTCGCCTTGGTGCTGGGCTCCGGTGGCGCCCGGGGCTATGCCCATATCGGGGTCATTGAAGAAATCGAAAAACGCGGCTACGACATCGCCTGCATCGCCGGTTGTTCGATGGGCGCAGTGGTCGGCGGGATCTACGCCGCCGGCAAACTGGATGACTATCGACGCTGGATCGAAAGCCTCGATTATCTCGATGTGTTGCGCCTGGTCGACGTAAGTTTTCGCCTCGGTGCGATCCGCGGTGAAAAAGTCTTCGGGCAGATCCGCAAGATCGTTGGCGAGATCAATATCGAAGACCTGCGCATCCCCTACACGGCCGTCGCTGCCGACCTCACCAATCAACAGGAAATCTGGTTTCAGGAAGGCTGCCTGCATCAAGCCATGCGCGCTTCGGCGGCGATTCCCAGCCTGTTCACCCCGGTGATGCAGGGCAACCGCATGCTGGTGGATGGCGGCATTCTCAACCCGTTGCCGATCGTGCCGGTGGTGTCCAGTCACTGCGATTTGATCATTGCGGTGAATCTCAATGCGACCAATCAACGTCAATACAAACTGCCGGTGATCGAACGTCCGCCGGCGTTTCGCTCGCGCTTCGACAGCCTGATCACTTCGCTGGGGTCGAAACTGCCGTTTCGGCGCAAACAGGCCGAGCAACTGCTGAAGCTGGAACAGGAAGCGCTGCGCGCGGAAGCGGCGGACATCAATCCGTGGCTTGAAGGCGTCGAGCCGGAAAGCCAGCAACCGGCTGCGGCGCCCGAGCGCGAAGGCGCGCCAAAATCGGCGACCGGTTCATTCATCATCGACAACGTCGGCCCGGCGTCGCTGCTGGATTTGATCAACCAGAGTTTCGAGGTGATGCAGACGTCGCTGGCGCAGTACAAAATTGCCGGTTATCCACCGGATATCCTGATCAACGTGCCGAAACGGGTGTGCCGGTTTTTCGAGTTTTACAAGGCACCGGAGTTGATCGCGCTGGGGCGGGAAATTGCCAGTGATACGCTGGATCGGTATGAGCGCGAGCAAGGGGATCACAGCTGA
- a CDS encoding terminase: MGKRHPNLPAWQWRAYPGNHQHPTNLVLHLLAVPLFIVAFLLIVSGVFSLSLASVAIGVIGIIAALGLQRQGHSLEAQASEPFSDRKDAVSRLLVEQFLTFPRFFLSGGWWRAWRERHRRH, encoded by the coding sequence ATGGGCAAACGTCACCCCAACCTTCCTGCGTGGCAATGGCGCGCCTACCCGGGCAATCATCAGCACCCGACCAATCTGGTGCTGCACCTGCTGGCCGTGCCGTTGTTCATCGTCGCGTTCCTGCTGATCGTCTCCGGGGTTTTCAGCCTGAGCCTGGCCAGTGTGGCGATCGGCGTGATCGGCATCATCGCGGCGCTGGGTTTGCAGCGCCAAGGTCACAGCCTGGAGGCGCAAGCCTCCGAGCCGTTCAGTGATCGCAAAGATGCGGTATCGCGCTTGCTGGTCGAGCAGTTTCTGACCTTCCCGCGCTTCTTTCTCAGCGGTGGCTGGTGGCGTGCCTGGCGTGAGCGCCACCGTCGGCATTGA